A window of the Brassica napus cultivar Da-Ae chromosome C5, Da-Ae, whole genome shotgun sequence genome harbors these coding sequences:
- the LOC106361643 gene encoding protein NRT1/ PTR FAMILY 7.3, with translation MSCLEIYNKDMMKKKGEGEETRDGTVDYYGRPSIRSNSGQWVAGIIILVNQGLATLAFFGVGVNLVLFLTRVLQQNNADAANNVSKWTGTVYIFSLVGAFLSDSYWGRYKTCAIFQVIFVIGLSSLSLSSYMFLIKPRGCGNEVTPCSTHSTMEITMFYLSIYLIALGNGGYQPNIATFGADQFDEEHPKEGYSKIAFFSYFYLALNLGSLFSNTILGYFEDEGMWALGFWASTGSAILALILFLVGTPRYRHFKPTGNPLSRFCQVLVAATKKSSVEAPSRGREEMYDEDRQEKNDSVNNTGRRIMHTDEFKFLDRAAYITARDLDDKKQGGVNPWRLCPVTQVEEVKCILRLMPIWLCTIIYSVVFTQMASLFVEQGAAMKTTVSDFKIPPASMSSFDILSVALFIFIYRRVLEPLATRFKNKDGTKGITELHRMGIGLVIAILAMVAAGVVECFRLKYADKSCTHCDGSSSLSIFWQVPQYSLIGASEVFMYVGQLEFFNAQTPDGLKSFGSALCMMSMSMGNFVSSLLVTMVVKISTVDHMPGWIPRNLNKGHLDRFYFLLAALTSIDLVVYIACARWYKCIKLEAKHEMQDMLSDDVSDTDSDDYEERLKDSKV, from the exons atgtcTTGCCTAGAGATTTATAACAAAGAC atgatgaagaagaaaggagaaggagaagaaacgaGAGATGGAACTGTGGATTACTATGGTCGTCCCTCTATTCGTTCCAACTCGGGCCAATGGGTTGCTGGCATCATCATTCTTG TGAACCAGGGGTTGGCCACACTGGCATTCTTTGGAGTTGGAGTGAACTTGGTGCTGTTCCTAACGCGCGTGTTGCAGCAGAACAACGCAGACGCAGCGAACAACGTTAGCAAATGGACAGGAACTGTTTACATCTTCTCATTGGTCGGAGCGTTTCTCAGCGATTCATACTGGGGTCGCTACAAGACTTGTGCTATCTTCCAAGTCATTTTTGTCATC ggacTTTCATCGCTATCGCTATCGTCATACATGTTCTTGATCAAACCAAGAGGTTGCGGGAACGAAGTCACGCCTTGCAGTACACATTCAACAATGGAGATCACAATGTTCTACCTTTCTATCTACTTGATCGCTTTGGGGAATGGCGGTTACCAACCGAACATAGCAACGTTTGGAGCTGATCAGTTCGATGAGGAGCATCCTAAAGAAGGGTACTCAAAGATAGCCTTCTTCAGCTACTTCTACCTCGCCTTGAACCTCGGTTCGCTCTTCTCCAACACCATCTTGGGATATTTTGAGGATGAGGGGATGTGGGCACTCGGGTTCTGGGCGTCCACTGGCTCTGCCATCTTGGCTTTGATTCTTTTCCTCGTTGGAACACCGAGATACCGACATTTCAAGCCAACGGGGAACCCTCTTTCGAGGTTTTGCCAAGTTTTGGTCGCTGCAACGAAGAAATCATCGGTGGAGGCACCGTCAAGAGGGAGAGAGGAGATGTACGACGAAGACAGACAAGAGAAAAATGATTCAGTAAACAACACAGGAAGGAGAATAATGCATACTGATGAGTTCAA GTTCTTGGACAGAGCAGCTTACATCACAGCAAGAGATCTTGATGACAAGAAACAAGGGGGAGTGAACCCATGGAGGCTTTGTCCGGTCACACAAGTTGAGGAAGTCAAGTGTATACTTAGACTGATGCCGATTTGGCTCTGCACTATAATCTACTCGGTTGTCTTCACCCAGATGGCATCTCTCTTTGTGGAGCAAGGCGCAGCGATGAAGACAACTGTCTCTGATTTCAAAATCCCACCCGCAAGTATGTCCAGCTTCGACATCCTCAGCGTCGCTTTGTTCATATTCATTTACCGCAGAGTTCTAGAGCCACTAGCCACCAGATTCAAGAACAAGGATGGAACAAAGGGAATCACAGAGCTTCACAGGATGGGTATTGGACTTGTGATTGCTATCTTAGCTATGGTTGCAGCTGGAGTTGTGGAATGCTTTAGGCTTAAATATGCAGACAAGAGTTGCACTCACTGTGATGGCTCAAGCTCATTAAGCATCTTCTGGCAG GTTCCACAATACTCACTCATTGGAGCATCAGAAGTGTTCATGTACGTGGGTCAGCTCGAGTTCTTCAACGCACAGACACCTGATGGACTGAAGAGCTTTGGGAGTGCTCTATGTATGATGTCAATGTCGATGGGGAACTTTGTGAGTAGCTTGCTGGTGACAATGGTGGTGAAGATCTCTACAGTGGATCACATGCCTGGTTGGATTCCAAGGAACCTCAACAAAGGTCACTTGGACAGATTCTATTTCCTCCTGGCTGCCTTGACCAGCATTGACCTGGTGGTGTAC
- the LOC106359158 gene encoding uncharacterized protein LOC106359158, producing the protein MGEGTLHTEEEPYQENYPNVMEGVLEDVMEAPNEEQYGDGVFQAFEAANEPLYEGCVEGISQLYLASRLMKVKIDHNLPESCLDEISQTFRDVLPQPNKAPESYYEMKKLTKALGLPVLKIDVCEDNCMLFWKEDKDLVVCRFCGKDRYHQNHGKGKKRPKQRMFYMPITERLKRLYQLEETAAQMRWHAEHESPEGEMHHPSDGAAWKHFNKVYPDFTEESRNIYLGLATDGFNPVGMSGEAHSVWPVIVTPYNLPLGMCMKREYFFLSVLVPGPRHPKKSIDIYLQPLIEELQSLWSHGAETYDISRKETFTMRAALMWTINDFPAYGMMSGWMTHGRLAFPYCLDDTKSFWLKHGRKHSWFDCHRMFLPKEHPYRRNVQAFRKGKTISDDPPPWLTGEEIRYERINNIVGLKKTVECGGNGHEKPGSNIEGYGKDHNWVKKSIFWELPYWENLLLRHNVDFMHVEKNFFDNLINTVLNVPGKTKDNAKSRMDLPDLCRRQELHIKDDGKMPVPIFRLSKEEKKEFLRWLKEDIKFPDGYASKFSRCIDETNSKLSGLKSHDCHVIMQRLLPFAFKELLPKNVRIAISEIALFFRDISAKVLKEEDVAILKENIAVKLCNLEKIFPPSFFDVMEHLVMHLPDEAALGGPVQYRWMYPFERYMYHLKKKVRNKAHIAGSIISQCLTEEISRASAHHFGNPEVPATVLQPGDIRFTYHDPDVPNMFYHESRVSEKMEQRHLTDDDYNVLQTFLMLICPAFEPYERMFEEFMMDNNPNICGDDLQIAKDNHYAEWVKNYVNEASKIYQFPLWMLDFVQGPKQNYKAWPIYFSRGYCFHTHSHGQDKRTQHYGVQVRGTTDTDYYGLIEEIMMVEYSGSVGLKSMVFKCKWFDTIVGRGIRKHKSGIVDVSPRWQYEKYDPFILSGNCDQVCFIPYPRVRGTSANDWWACTKVVPRGVRETSEDALTALQDDTHDQVVAPSEMLRFETYVVEDDSDYDSTPVVPPNDEYVSEDELEPACTDSDSGSDSSS; encoded by the exons ATGGGAGAAGGCACACTGCATACGGAAGAAGAACCATACCAGGAAAACTATCCGAATGTTATGGAAGGAGTATTGGAGGATGTGATGGAAGCACCCAATGAAGAGCAATATGGAGATGGCGTGTTTCAAGCATTCGAAGCCGCTAATGAACCATTATACGAAGGATGTGTAGAAGGTATTTCTCAGTTATACTTGGCGTCACGTTTAATGAAAGTAAAAATCGATCATAATTTACCGGAGTCGTGTTTGGATGAGATATCACAAACGTTTAGAGATGTTCTGCCACAACCAAACAAAGCTCCTGAATCATATTATGAGATGAAAAAGTTGACAAAGGCGCTTGGTCTTCCTGTTCTGAAGATTGATGTTTGTGAAGATAACTGCATGTTATTTTGGAAGGAAGATAAAGATTTGGTGGTGTGTCGATTTTGCGGGAAAGATAGATATCACCAGAACCATGGAAAGGGGAAAAAGCGGCCCAAACAAAGAATGTTTTACATGCCTATTACGGAGAGGTTGAAGCGACTGTACCAACTTGAAGAAACTGCAGCACAAATGCGATGGCACGCAGAACATGAGTCGCCCGAAGGAGAAATGCATCACCCTTCTGATGGAGCAGCTTGGAAGCATTTTAACAAGGTATATCCTGATTTCACTGAAGAAAGTCGGAATATATATCTAGGCTTAGCAACAGATGGATTTAACCCAGTTGGTATGAGTGGTGAAGCACATTCGGTATGGCCAGTAATTGTTACTCCGTATAACTTACCTCTTGGGATGTGTATGAAAagagaatatttctttttatccgTCCTAGTTCCCGGGCCAAGACATCCAAAGAAGAGCATTGATATATATCTGCAGCCGCTAATTGAAGAATTGCAAAGTTTATGGAGTCACGGGGCAGAAACATACGATATCTCGAGAAAGGAAACATTCACGATGCGAGCCGCATTAATGTGGACAATTAATGACTTTCCTGCTTATGGCATGATGTCAGGTTGGATGACTCATGGTCGTTTAGCTTTTCCATATTGTCTCGATGATACAAAGTCATTTTGGTTGAAACACGGAAGGAAGCATAgctggtttgattgtcatcgaaTGTTTCTACCTAAAGAGCATCCTTACAGGAGAAATGTTCAAGCGTTTCGAAAGGGGAAGACAATAAGTGATGATCCTCCACCATGGTTGACGGGAGAAGAAATTCGCTATGAAAGAATCAACAACATCGTTGGGCTGAAGAAAACGGTTGAATGTGGAGGTAACGGACACGAGAAACCTGGAAGTAACATCGAAGGCTACGGAAAAGATCATAATTGGGTGAAGAAGAGTATCTTTTGGGAATTACCGTATTGGGAAAACCTTCTTCTTCGCCACAACGTTGACTTCATGCACgttgagaagaatttctttgataATCTTATCAACACGGTGCTTAATGTTCCTGGGAAGACTAAAGATAATGCAAAGTCGAGGATGGATCTACCTGATTTGTGCAGAAGGCAAGAGTTACATATCAAAGATGATGGAAAGATGCCGGTCCCGATATTTCGgttgtcaaaggaagaaaaaaaagaattcttgCGATGGTTGAAGGAAGATATAAAATTTCCAGATGGGTATGCTTCAAAGTTTAGTAGATGTATAGACGAGACGAATTCGAAGCTTTCAGGCCTAAAAAGTCATGATTGCCATGTCATCATGCAACGGCTTCTCCCATTTGCGTTTAAGGAGTTACTTCCAAAAAATGTCCGCATCGCAATTtcag aAATCGCACTCTTCTTTCGGGATATCTCTGCAAAAGTactaaaagaagaagatgtcgccattttaaaagaaaacattgcGGTGAAGCTTTGTAATTTGGAAAAGATTTTCCCACCTTcgttttttgatgttatggagcatctcgTTATGCATTTGCCAGATGAAGCTGCTCTAGGTGGTCCAGTGCaatatagatggatgtatccttTCGAGAGATACATGTACCATCTGAAGAAAAAGGTTAGAAATAAGGCACATATTGCAGGTTCCATTATTTCCCAATGTCTTACCGAGGAGATTTCTAGAGCTTCTGCACATCACTTTGGAAATCCAGAAGTGCCTGCTACCGTTTTGCAACCTGGAGATATTCGTTTTACATATCATGATCCAGATGTGCCAAATATGTTTTACCATGAAAGTCGAGTTAGTGAAAAAATGGAGCAGAGGCATCTAACCGATGATGACTATAATGTGTTACAAACGTTTTTGATGCTCATTTGTCCTGCATTTGAGCCCTACGAAAG GATGTTTGAGGAGTTTATGATGGACAACAACCCAAATATATGTGGTGATGATCTACAAATAGCAAAAGACAACCACTATGCGGAATGGGTGAAAAACTAT gtTAACGAAGCGAGTAAGATATATCAGTTTCCATTGTGGATGTTGGATTTCGTACAAGGCCcgaaacaaaattataaagcCTGGCCGATATATTTTTCGCGAGGATACTGCTTCCACACACATAGCCATGGCCAAGATAAAAGAACCCAACATTATGGTGTCCAAGTCCGGGGTACGACAGACACTGACTATTACGGCTTGATTGAGGAGATAATGATGGTTGAGTATTCTGGTTCTGTTGGGCTTAAATCCATGGTTTTTAAATGTAAGTGGTTTGATACAATTGTGGGTCGGGggattcgaaaacataaatcgGGAATCGTTGATGTGTCTCCGCGCTGGCAGTACGAGAAATACGATCCATTTATCTTATCTGGTAATTGTGATCAAGTTTGTTTCATTCCTTATCCGCGGGTTCGAGGCACATCAGCAAACGATTGGTGGGCATGTACGAAAGTTGTGCCTAGAGGGGTTCGAGAAACATCTGAAGATGCTCTTACTGCGCTACAAGATGATACACACGACCAAGTTGTTGCACCAAGTGAAATGTTACGATTTGAAACTTATGTTGTGGAAGATGATTCAGATTATGATTCTACGCCGGTTGTTCCACCCAATGACGAATATGTTTCTGAAGATGAGTTAGAACCGGCATGTACCGATTCTGATTCAGGGTCTGATTCAAGTTCTTAG